The Euphorbia lathyris chromosome 3, ddEupLath1.1, whole genome shotgun sequence genome contains a region encoding:
- the LOC136224070 gene encoding histidine-containing phosphotransfer protein 4, which translates to MDRSQMHRQLALTRKALFDQGFLDEQFLQLEELQDDANPNFVEEVVTLYYRDSARLILNIEQALEKSPLDFNKLDSHMHQFKGSSTSIGAKKVKAESTLFREYCRLGNGEGCIRTFQQLKKEYAILKRKLESYFQLARQVGPAQTACRPK; encoded by the exons ATGGACAGAAGCCAAATGCATAGGCAGCTTGCTCTCACAAGGAAGGCCCTTTTCGATCAG GGATTTCTTGATGAACAATTTCTCCAGCTTGAAGAACTCCAAGATGATGCTAATCCTAACTTTGTGGAGGAAGTTGTCACATTGTACTATAGAGATTCAGCTAGACTAATCCTTAACATTGAACAAGCCTT GGAGAAAAGTCCTCTTGATTTTAACAAATTAGATAGCCATATGCATCAATTCAAAGGAAGTAGCACAAG CATCGGAGCTAAAAAGGTGAAAGCTGAGTCCACCCTTTTTAGGGAATATTGCAGACTGGGAAATGGAGAAGG ATGCATTAGGACATTCCAACAACTCAAAAAAGAATATGCAATACTCAAAAGGAAGCTTGAGTCCTATTTTCAG CTAGCAAGGCAAGTTGGGCCTGCTCAAACTGCATGTCGGCCCAAGTAA